In Leptospira saintgironsiae, one genomic interval encodes:
- a CDS encoding sterol desaturase family protein: MEKNIIELITPVFFVLIVVELLYSVFGDKPFYRFKDSINNLSAGIFMQIFTVFITLALMAVYSWVYAKFGILNISNDSWIGWVFCFVLADFFYYWYHRFGHEINIFWASHVAHHQSEDYNFTVALRQGVTQNTFSLPFYLPLALMGFPPIMFLLCIQINFAYQFWLHTRAIPKLGIFEWVFNTPSQHRVHHGRDPKYIDKNYAGTLAIWDRMFGSYKEEEEEPIFGIVKPMQTWSPIWTQFHYFEELFHLSWKTKSWKDKFLVWIKPPGWKPKDLGESVVPPEIDRSTYEKFNTHIPYTLLAYSITQFFFGLGASMVYLEFKKELPLFEMCALGFYVLWTLWNIGAIFELKTSGIVSELLRLASIAALTYVYPFDFTHVEKLTAVLPVETLQYLPELMKQVALISFFVLGGFLVSQKRFFSIKGYTPKTV, translated from the coding sequence ATGGAAAAGAATATAATTGAACTGATCACCCCCGTATTTTTCGTTTTGATAGTAGTAGAACTACTTTATTCCGTGTTTGGAGACAAACCATTCTATCGTTTTAAGGATTCTATCAATAATCTTTCAGCCGGGATCTTCATGCAGATCTTTACAGTGTTTATCACTCTGGCATTGATGGCGGTATACTCCTGGGTATATGCAAAATTTGGAATATTGAATATTTCGAACGATTCCTGGATAGGTTGGGTGTTTTGTTTCGTTCTCGCGGATTTTTTCTATTATTGGTATCATAGATTTGGACACGAGATCAATATTTTCTGGGCTTCTCATGTGGCTCACCACCAAAGTGAAGATTATAATTTTACAGTGGCCTTAAGACAAGGAGTCACTCAGAATACATTCTCTCTTCCATTTTACCTTCCGTTAGCATTGATGGGATTTCCTCCTATCATGTTCCTTCTTTGTATCCAGATCAATTTTGCGTATCAATTCTGGCTTCATACTAGAGCGATCCCTAAGTTAGGAATTTTTGAGTGGGTATTCAACACTCCTTCTCAACATAGAGTCCACCATGGAAGAGATCCTAAGTATATTGATAAAAATTATGCAGGAACACTTGCGATCTGGGACAGAATGTTCGGATCTTACAAAGAGGAAGAAGAAGAGCCTATCTTTGGGATCGTAAAACCTATGCAGACCTGGAGTCCTATTTGGACACAGTTCCATTATTTCGAAGAGTTATTTCATCTTTCCTGGAAAACTAAAAGCTGGAAGGATAAATTTTTAGTCTGGATCAAACCTCCAGGTTGGAAACCAAAAGATCTGGGAGAATCAGTGGTTCCTCCTGAGATTGATAGATCTACTTATGAAAAATTTAATACACATATTCCTTATACATTACTAGCGTATTCTATCACTCAGTTCTTCTTCGGATTGGGTGCTTCGATGGTTTATCTAGAGTTCAAAAAAGAATTACCTCTTTTTGAAATGTGTGCTTTAGGTTTTTATGTTCTTTGGACTCTTTGGAATATAGGTGCGATCTTTGAGCTAAAAACTTCAGGTATTGTTTCTGAGCTGCTCCGCCTGGCTTCTATAGCCGCATTGACCTATGTGTATCCTTTTGATTTTACTCATGTAGAAAAATTGACTGCTGTTCTTCCAGTAGAAACTTTACAATATCTTCCTGAGCTAATGAAGCAGGTTGCATTGATCTCCTTCTTTGTATTGGGAGGCTTTTTGGTTTCTCAAAAAAGGTTTTTCAGCATCAAAGGATATACGCCTAAAACAGTTTAG
- a CDS encoding chloride channel protein — MFGKAFTEFRQRPILSYFTIKGRRSLYLYCVLTGIVSGLGALLFSRALAWAEYISLESISGLHNTHSGGEYFVSLEPIASVYLGRWVLLILPVLGGLIAGLVIWKFSPDSAGTGTDSLIDSFHNKEGKVDPKVPLIKSIATIFTLSSGGSGGKEGPISLIGAGFGSLVANLTKAGARARRTLLLAGTAGGLGAIFHAPLGGALTSVEMMYREDIESDTLVPCIISSVTAFLTYSSFNGFGSVYKVPEIGFIEYKELIFYLFLGILCYMNGAFLIKVFQFIQEWSKSLKLPMWIKPALGGIPVGIIGYFLPEVLGTGAGALQDVLEGSFQFPIYTSYLNQDLQIIFFFLLLAFLKIITTSFTIGSGGSAGMFGPSLFIGGMLGGALGTFAKLVLGYQVSVASFVLVGMGAFYAGIASAPIAGMVMICEIIGSYSLLPPLMIVSIITFVLSHKLNLYKSQKNTRFQSPAHDWDMNRDLLEGILIQDIRGKLRNIAEVKTSTLLSKLEEEALKINASDYIVLEENGNYFGMISLRTSRLFLEGRDLTQNLVLVKDVTDTSILPISVRTDLATAFKTLLDMGMDKIPVGENGKYLGYLRYADIISIYFEKTRSSKPTPGV; from the coding sequence ATGTTCGGAAAAGCCTTCACAGAATTCCGACAAAGACCAATTTTATCTTATTTTACAATTAAGGGTAGAAGGTCCTTATATCTATATTGTGTTCTGACAGGTATTGTTTCCGGCTTGGGCGCCCTTCTTTTTTCCAGAGCGCTTGCTTGGGCAGAATACATTTCTTTAGAATCTATATCAGGTTTGCATAATACACATTCAGGTGGAGAATATTTCGTTTCTCTCGAGCCGATCGCTTCTGTCTATTTAGGACGATGGGTTCTTTTGATTCTTCCTGTATTAGGAGGATTGATCGCTGGTTTGGTAATCTGGAAATTCTCTCCTGATTCTGCAGGCACCGGAACAGATTCACTAATAGATTCTTTTCATAATAAAGAAGGTAAGGTAGATCCTAAGGTTCCTCTTATCAAGTCGATCGCAACCATATTCACATTATCTTCTGGAGGAAGTGGAGGGAAAGAAGGTCCTATCTCTCTAATTGGTGCAGGATTTGGTTCTTTGGTCGCAAATCTTACTAAAGCAGGTGCGAGAGCAAGACGCACATTACTGCTAGCAGGGACCGCGGGAGGCCTAGGCGCAATTTTTCATGCTCCATTAGGAGGAGCATTGACCTCTGTAGAGATGATGTACAGAGAAGATATCGAAAGTGATACATTGGTTCCATGTATCATTTCATCCGTGACAGCATTCCTAACATATTCTTCCTTTAACGGATTTGGTTCTGTGTATAAGGTTCCTGAGATTGGATTTATAGAATATAAGGAACTCATCTTTTATTTATTTTTAGGGATCTTATGTTATATGAATGGAGCCTTTTTGATTAAGGTATTTCAATTCATACAAGAATGGTCCAAGTCTTTGAAACTTCCAATGTGGATCAAGCCTGCTTTAGGTGGAATTCCTGTAGGCATCATTGGTTATTTTTTGCCTGAAGTTCTCGGAACTGGAGCTGGCGCTTTGCAAGATGTATTGGAAGGTAGCTTTCAATTTCCTATCTACACTTCTTATCTAAATCAGGATCTGCAGATTATATTCTTTTTCTTACTTCTCGCGTTCCTAAAAATTATCACAACTTCATTTACAATTGGAAGTGGTGGATCAGCAGGAATGTTCGGTCCATCTTTATTCATTGGCGGAATGTTGGGAGGAGCACTTGGAACATTTGCAAAATTAGTTTTAGGTTACCAAGTGTCTGTTGCTTCCTTTGTGCTCGTCGGGATGGGCGCTTTTTATGCAGGTATAGCGAGCGCTCCGATTGCAGGAATGGTGATGATCTGTGAGATCATAGGAAGTTATTCTCTTCTTCCCCCATTGATGATTGTTTCGATCATCACATTTGTTCTTTCTCATAAACTGAATTTATATAAAAGCCAGAAGAACACTCGTTTCCAATCCCCAGCTCATGATTGGGATATGAATCGAGATTTGTTAGAAGGTATCCTCATCCAGGATATCCGGGGCAAACTCAGAAATATAGCAGAGGTAAAAACTTCTACCCTTCTTTCTAAGTTGGAAGAAGAAGCGCTGAAGATCAACGCAAGTGACTATATTGTTCTGGAAGAGAATGGAAACTACTTCGGAATGATTTCCTTGCGTACAAGCCGCTTATTTTTAGAAGGAAGAGATCTCACTCAGAACCTGGTCCTTGTGAAAGATGTTACTGACACCTCAATTCTACCGATTTCCGTTCGAACCGACCTAGCAACTGCATTCAAGACTCTCTTAGATATGGGGATGGATAAGATTCCCGTTGGAGAGAATGGTAAATATTTGGGATATTTACGTTATGCTGACATCATTTCGATATATTTTGAAAAGACTAGGTCCTCAAAGCCGACTCCAGGCGTTTAA
- a CDS encoding CPBP family intramembrane glutamic endopeptidase, whose amino-acid sequence MDLEKEDQKLAPGRDVLLMGLIQVFVLFIGMYSYMRITRLQVESTLSLKAPKQNFVKTKEVVNTVSSEVAWNEPASAEKAVREYTEYVVTKRPWLLSLDRIIWGLCFLVPSYFFIRKIARIETAEFTDSANGRDIIAGVATGFATFCFVNVASSLIFFIIGKPQSNYLEIILTKNLYMNWKLLGWTLLAISFGAGIFEEFFFRGFLLKYFEEKSLGSIGLIITSVIFGVVHFNGGSYVAPFLLIFVGLSFGISYLKTGNIWVPVTAHITYNASMLLAGFLLGDRIS is encoded by the coding sequence ATGGATTTAGAAAAGGAAGATCAAAAACTCGCACCCGGCAGAGACGTTCTGCTTATGGGTCTGATCCAGGTTTTCGTACTGTTCATCGGTATGTATTCCTATATGAGGATCACCCGTCTCCAAGTAGAGAGCACCTTATCTCTTAAAGCCCCCAAGCAGAATTTTGTTAAAACAAAAGAAGTAGTAAATACAGTATCTTCCGAAGTAGCTTGGAACGAACCAGCCTCAGCTGAAAAAGCAGTTAGAGAATATACAGAATATGTAGTCACTAAACGTCCTTGGTTATTGTCCTTGGACAGGATCATCTGGGGATTATGTTTTTTAGTCCCTTCTTACTTTTTTATTCGTAAGATCGCTAGGATAGAAACTGCCGAGTTTACTGATTCAGCAAACGGCAGAGATATTATAGCAGGTGTAGCAACTGGATTTGCTACATTCTGTTTTGTGAATGTAGCCAGTAGCTTGATCTTTTTTATTATAGGTAAACCTCAATCTAATTATCTTGAGATCATTCTTACCAAAAATCTCTACATGAATTGGAAGTTATTAGGATGGACCTTGCTTGCAATTTCTTTCGGAGCCGGGATTTTCGAAGAATTTTTCTTTAGAGGTTTTTTATTAAAATACTTTGAAGAAAAAAGCTTAGGTTCTATCGGACTCATTATCACCTCCGTTATTTTTGGTGTGGTACATTTTAACGGAGGATCTTATGTGGCACCGTTCCTGCTTATATTTGTGGGACTTTCATTCGGAATTTCTTATTTAAAAACCGGTAATATATGGGTGCCTGTGACGGCGCATATTACTTATAATGCGTCCATGCTTTTAGCCGGATTTCTACTTGGAGACAGGATCTCTTAA
- a CDS encoding OmpP1/FadL family transporter, producing MRNRAYSQKIISGSRIILAVLGILGVGTSELTAGSYGDIYGAHAGAAGMAGAVTATVNNSSAVFYNVAGLGRLNEADLFVAQWEQKEKDKEAAAANGEVPKDANGNPIPQEGPLLNTEPQAENGAPPDKWYKRTWFSFRDGFANMGKGMFTYQPLLRPNRPFHEVSFLGTYANPTLKNNAPKNENTKNPDDSFVGLGFTMNLNEIFDIGRTIRFGLNAIVPASGNLMVVNDQNPTVPRYLQSGKSNERPTIMAGVGVELWKDRLFAGVGITALAGGSGAILLKDVPISPDPVQANSQVVLTLKPIINPTYGLQFTYGKWSAGVSYKRETYLSADPIPARAQTTLLGIQLDFDLALLDQYNPRVWSYGLGFRPSEKLLLSLDVNREMWSLYKLSRIKEKYSEPLDFHDTTNVRMGAEYAFRPFLKFRGGLGKRPSPVPHYAGANNWMDNDRMIYSVGVSYIFNGKNFAFLKDRLKNPVIFDLAITNQQLKNVEINKTFPTERNPSYNYGGYIWSVNFSVSLFF from the coding sequence ATGCGAAACAGAGCTTATAGTCAAAAAATTATCTCCGGATCGAGGATTATCCTCGCAGTTTTGGGGATATTAGGGGTCGGCACATCTGAGCTGACTGCTGGTAGTTACGGGGATATCTACGGTGCCCATGCAGGTGCAGCGGGGATGGCAGGCGCAGTTACTGCTACAGTGAATAACTCATCTGCGGTTTTCTATAACGTTGCCGGTTTGGGAAGATTGAACGAAGCAGATTTGTTTGTCGCTCAATGGGAACAAAAGGAAAAAGATAAAGAAGCAGCAGCAGCGAATGGAGAAGTTCCTAAGGATGCGAATGGGAATCCAATCCCTCAAGAAGGTCCTTTACTTAACACTGAACCTCAAGCTGAAAACGGCGCGCCTCCTGATAAATGGTATAAACGAACTTGGTTTAGTTTCAGAGATGGCTTTGCGAATATGGGAAAGGGGATGTTCACTTATCAGCCTCTTCTCCGCCCGAACCGTCCTTTTCATGAAGTGTCTTTTTTAGGAACATACGCGAACCCTACTTTAAAGAACAACGCTCCTAAGAATGAGAACACAAAAAACCCTGACGACAGTTTTGTTGGTTTGGGTTTTACAATGAACCTAAACGAAATTTTCGATATAGGTAGAACTATCCGTTTCGGATTGAACGCTATTGTTCCTGCTTCCGGAAACTTAATGGTGGTTAACGATCAGAACCCTACTGTTCCTAGATACCTTCAATCAGGAAAAAGTAATGAACGTCCTACCATCATGGCTGGGGTAGGTGTGGAACTTTGGAAAGACCGTCTTTTTGCAGGGGTTGGTATCACCGCACTTGCAGGTGGTTCAGGTGCGATCTTATTAAAAGACGTTCCTATCTCTCCAGATCCTGTACAAGCAAACTCGCAAGTAGTTCTAACTTTAAAACCGATCATCAACCCAACTTACGGACTTCAATTTACTTATGGTAAATGGAGTGCTGGGGTTTCCTATAAAAGAGAAACCTATCTGTCTGCGGATCCTATTCCTGCTCGCGCTCAAACTACTCTTTTAGGGATCCAATTAGATTTCGATCTGGCTTTATTGGATCAGTACAACCCAAGAGTTTGGTCTTATGGTCTTGGATTCAGACCTTCAGAAAAACTTTTATTAAGTTTAGATGTGAACAGAGAGATGTGGAGTTTATATAAACTTTCTAGAATTAAGGAAAAATATTCCGAACCTCTGGATTTTCATGATACCACAAACGTTCGTATGGGAGCTGAGTATGCTTTCCGTCCTTTCTTGAAGTTTAGAGGAGGTCTTGGGAAAAGACCGAGCCCAGTTCCTCATTATGCAGGAGCAAACAACTGGATGGATAATGATCGTATGATCTACTCCGTCGGTGTTTCCTATATCTTCAACGGAAAGAATTTTGCATTCTTGAAAGACAGATTGAAAAACCCAGTGATTTTCGATTTGGCAATTACGAACCAACAGTTGAAAAACGTGGAGATCAATAAAACTTTCCCTACTGAAAGGAATCCAAGCTATAATTACGGCGGATATATCTGGTCCGTGAACTTCTCCGTAAGCTTGTTCTTCTAA
- a CDS encoding peptidoglycan DD-metalloendopeptidase family protein has translation MPSFKRHFLVWLSALILVSLNEVHAVYDRLPLKSLEYSDTKIIRVREEIKYNLQISVSNLDQKDLVHLRFLVYKVGPKDTFFKIMARTGMDLDTLSSVNELASPQDIYPGMELLIPNMRGVYDSEEHSPDESTRKKVAARFRISPKFLYYDDLRKSWFVPGRGLPKEEKNFFYGLVFSDPLADEGRISSKFGRRKDPFTKKDTFHGGIDLAAEEGTPVYASAEGEVSFSGTRGGYGSLIVLKHGLGYETKYGHLSKLLVAPGSKVKKGQLIGEVGMTGRATGFHLHFEVLRNSLRQRPIFKGHV, from the coding sequence ATGCCTTCCTTCAAAAGACATTTCCTAGTTTGGTTATCCGCACTCATACTAGTCTCTCTAAACGAGGTCCACGCGGTTTACGATCGCCTTCCCTTAAAAAGTTTAGAATATTCGGATACTAAGATCATCCGAGTCAGAGAAGAGATAAAATATAACCTTCAAATTTCAGTTTCCAACTTGGATCAAAAAGATCTAGTCCATCTTAGATTCCTAGTCTACAAAGTTGGACCCAAGGATACTTTTTTTAAGATCATGGCCAGGACCGGAATGGACTTGGACACTCTTTCCTCTGTAAACGAATTAGCTTCTCCCCAAGACATTTATCCTGGGATGGAACTTTTGATCCCGAACATGAGAGGAGTTTACGACTCGGAAGAACATTCTCCCGACGAATCCACACGCAAAAAAGTCGCGGCCCGTTTTCGGATCTCTCCCAAATTCTTATACTATGATGACCTCAGAAAATCATGGTTCGTTCCAGGAAGAGGATTACCTAAAGAAGAGAAAAACTTTTTTTACGGATTAGTATTCTCTGATCCTTTAGCAGATGAAGGAAGAATCAGTTCCAAGTTCGGAAGAAGAAAAGACCCTTTCACTAAAAAGGACACCTTTCACGGAGGTATTGATCTTGCTGCAGAAGAAGGAACCCCAGTCTATGCATCTGCAGAAGGAGAAGTTTCTTTTTCCGGAACAAGAGGCGGCTACGGAAGCCTAATCGTTTTAAAACATGGATTAGGTTACGAAACCAAGTACGGACATTTAAGTAAATTATTGGTAGCTCCTGGCTCAAAGGTCAAAAAAGGACAATTGATCGGAGAAGTTGGAATGACCGGAAGAGCCACCGGATTTCATTTACATTTTGAAGTATTAAGAAATAGTTTGAGACAGAGGCCCATTTTTAAGGGTCATGTCTGA